One segment of Alistipes finegoldii DSM 17242 DNA contains the following:
- the ilvB gene encoding biosynthetic-type acetolactate synthase large subunit, with protein sequence MDTTQTNMSEPQPGPSVTGAQALIESFLREGVDTIFGYPGGAIIPVYDALYDYRDRLRHILVRHEQGAVHAAQGYARVSGRVGVCLVTSGPGATNTVTGLADALMDSTPLVLVTGQVGSSLLGTDAFQETNFVGITQAVTKWNCQVKRTEEIPGAIAKAFYIARSGRPGPVVVDITKDAQCGTAPFSYEKVASIRSYVPASVPSEERIAEAARLIDATQRPLVMVGQGVILSGGEAELRAFLDKSGMPAASTLLGLSALPTDSPQYVGMLGMHGNYGPNIKNRDCDLLLAVGMRFDDRVTGNPGCFGANAKIIHLEIDPAEIGKIVPADVALVGDVKQTLPLLTGRIQARSHRAWIDEFRACDKIEYEKVIRRAVHPAEGRIRMGEAVAAVARAYDNDAVLVTDVGQQQMFAARYFGFRRSRSMVTSGGLGTMGFGLPAAIGAKLGAPDREVCLFVGDGGLQMTIQELGTIFQSQVAVKIVLLNNSFLGMVRQWQELFYDRRYSFTELKNPDFGLIARGNGIAYRCVERRGELSDAIAEMQACRGAYLLEVRVEGEDNVFPMVPAGAPVAAIRLE encoded by the coding sequence ATGGATACGACGCAAACAAACATGTCCGAACCGCAGCCCGGTCCCTCCGTCACGGGAGCGCAGGCCCTGATCGAATCGTTCCTGCGCGAGGGCGTCGATACGATTTTCGGCTACCCCGGCGGGGCGATCATCCCCGTCTACGACGCACTCTACGACTACCGCGACCGCCTGCGCCACATCCTCGTGCGGCACGAACAGGGCGCCGTACACGCCGCGCAGGGCTACGCCCGCGTCAGCGGCCGCGTGGGGGTCTGTCTGGTCACCTCCGGCCCCGGCGCCACCAATACCGTGACGGGACTCGCCGACGCGCTGATGGACTCCACGCCGCTGGTGCTCGTAACCGGACAGGTCGGTTCGTCGCTGCTGGGCACCGACGCCTTTCAGGAGACCAATTTCGTGGGCATCACGCAGGCCGTCACCAAATGGAACTGTCAGGTCAAGCGCACCGAAGAGATTCCGGGCGCCATCGCCAAGGCGTTCTACATCGCCCGTTCGGGCCGCCCCGGCCCCGTGGTCGTGGACATCACCAAGGACGCCCAGTGCGGAACGGCCCCGTTCAGCTACGAGAAAGTGGCTTCGATCCGCAGCTATGTCCCCGCATCGGTTCCCTCCGAAGAGCGCATCGCCGAAGCGGCAAGGCTGATCGACGCCACACAGCGGCCGCTGGTCATGGTCGGGCAGGGCGTGATCCTGAGCGGCGGCGAAGCGGAGCTGCGCGCCTTCCTCGACAAGAGCGGCATGCCCGCCGCATCGACCCTGCTGGGGCTTTCGGCCCTGCCGACCGACTCGCCGCAGTACGTCGGCATGCTGGGCATGCACGGCAACTACGGTCCCAACATCAAAAACCGGGACTGCGACCTGCTCCTCGCCGTGGGCATGCGCTTCGACGACCGCGTGACGGGCAATCCGGGCTGTTTCGGGGCGAACGCCAAGATCATCCACCTCGAAATCGATCCCGCCGAGATCGGCAAGATCGTCCCGGCCGACGTTGCGCTGGTCGGCGACGTGAAACAGACCCTTCCGCTGCTCACCGGGCGCATACAAGCCCGCAGCCACCGGGCATGGATCGACGAATTCCGCGCCTGCGACAAGATCGAATACGAGAAGGTGATCCGCCGGGCGGTCCATCCCGCCGAAGGCCGTATCCGCATGGGCGAAGCGGTCGCCGCCGTGGCCCGCGCCTACGACAACGACGCGGTGCTGGTGACCGACGTGGGTCAGCAGCAGATGTTCGCGGCCCGTTATTTCGGGTTCCGCCGCAGCCGGAGCATGGTGACTTCGGGCGGGCTGGGAACGATGGGTTTCGGGCTTCCCGCGGCCATCGGGGCCAAGCTGGGCGCCCCCGACCGCGAAGTGTGCCTTTTCGTGGGCGACGGCGGTCTGCAGATGACCATTCAGGAGCTGGGCACGATCTTCCAGTCGCAGGTGGCCGTGAAGATCGTCCTGCTGAACAACTCGTTTCTGGGCATGGTCCGCCAGTGGCAGGAGCTTTTCTACGACCGCCGCTATTCGTTCACCGAGCTGAAAAACCCCGATTTCGGGCTGATCGCCCGCGGCAACGGCATCGCCTACCGCTGCGTCGAGCGGCGCGGGGAGCTTTCCGACGCCATCGCCGAGATGCAGGCCTGCCGGGGCGCATACCTGCTCGAAGTGCGCGTCGAGGGCGAAGACAACGTATTTCCCATGGTGCCGGCCGGCGCGCCCGTCGCAGCGATCCGGCTGGAGTAA
- the ilvN gene encoding acetolactate synthase small subunit translates to MEEQEYIITVFSENKVGLLNQITTVFTSRDVNIESLTTSESALAGIHKFTIVVRTGPDRVEKLVRQIEKKIDVLKTFVYTSDEVVQQEIALYKVTRSRSVERLVRQHNVRILEIDDDYIVVEKTGHKAETKELFCLLQPYGVQQFVRSGIVAIIKSRRELLNEYLEELERSRRQTNSNHF, encoded by the coding sequence ATGGAAGAACAAGAGTATATCATCACCGTATTTTCGGAAAACAAGGTGGGTCTGCTGAACCAGATCACCACGGTTTTCACCAGCCGCGACGTCAATATCGAGAGCCTCACGACCTCCGAGTCGGCGCTGGCGGGCATCCATAAGTTCACGATCGTCGTCCGCACCGGACCGGACCGGGTCGAAAAGCTGGTGCGGCAGATCGAAAAGAAGATCGACGTGCTGAAGACTTTCGTCTACACCTCCGACGAAGTGGTGCAGCAGGAGATCGCCCTCTACAAGGTGACGCGCAGCCGCAGCGTCGAGCGCCTCGTGCGCCAGCACAACGTCCGTATCCTCGAAATCGACGACGACTACATCGTGGTCGAGAAGACGGGCCACAAGGCCGAGACCAAGGAGCTGTTCTGCCTGCTGCAGCCCTACGGCGTGCAGCAGTTCGTGCGCAGCGGCATCGTAGCCATCATCAAATCGCGGCGCGAACTGCTCAACGAGTACCTCGAAGAGCTGGAACGCAGCCGACGGCAGACGAATTCAAATCACTTTTAA
- the ilvC gene encoding ketol-acid reductoisomerase, protein MAKINFGGVEENVVTREEFPLEKAREVLKNETIAVIGYGVQGPGQSLNLRDNGLNVIVGQREGSKSWEKAVADGWEPGKTLFGIEEAAERATIIQYLLSDAGQIAVWPTIEKHLTPGKALYFSHGFGITYKERTGIVPPADVDVILIAPKGSGTSLRRMFLQGRGLNSSYAVFQDATGRAFERVVALGIGVGSGYLFETDFKREVYSDLTGERGTLMGAIQGIFAAQYETLRANGHTPSEAFNETVEELTQSLMPLVAENGMDWMYANCSTTAQRGALDWWKRFRDATKPVFEELYREVAAGNEAQRSIDLNSKPDYREKLDEELRQMRESEMWQTGAVVRKLRPENN, encoded by the coding sequence ATGGCAAAGATCAATTTCGGCGGAGTCGAAGAAAATGTTGTTACGCGCGAGGAGTTCCCCTTGGAGAAGGCCCGCGAAGTCCTGAAAAACGAAACCATCGCCGTCATCGGCTACGGCGTGCAGGGTCCGGGGCAGTCGCTCAACCTCAGGGACAACGGCCTGAACGTCATCGTCGGCCAGCGCGAGGGCAGCAAGAGCTGGGAGAAGGCCGTCGCCGACGGCTGGGAGCCGGGCAAGACGCTCTTCGGCATCGAAGAGGCCGCCGAGCGCGCGACGATCATCCAGTACCTGCTGTCCGACGCGGGTCAGATCGCCGTATGGCCCACCATCGAAAAACACCTCACGCCGGGCAAGGCGCTCTACTTCTCGCACGGCTTCGGCATCACCTACAAGGAACGCACGGGTATCGTGCCCCCGGCCGACGTGGACGTGATCCTGATCGCCCCCAAAGGTTCGGGCACCTCGCTGCGGCGCATGTTCCTGCAGGGCCGGGGACTCAATTCGAGCTATGCGGTCTTCCAAGACGCCACGGGCCGCGCCTTCGAGCGCGTGGTGGCGCTGGGCATCGGCGTAGGTTCGGGCTACCTGTTCGAAACCGACTTCAAACGCGAGGTCTACTCCGACCTGACGGGCGAGCGCGGCACGCTGATGGGCGCCATTCAGGGCATTTTCGCCGCCCAGTACGAGACGCTTCGCGCCAACGGCCACACCCCCTCGGAAGCCTTCAACGAGACGGTCGAGGAGCTGACGCAGTCGCTCATGCCGCTGGTCGCCGAGAACGGCATGGACTGGATGTACGCCAACTGCTCGACCACGGCCCAGCGCGGCGCGCTGGATTGGTGGAAACGTTTCCGCGACGCCACGAAACCCGTCTTCGAGGAGCTTTACCGCGAAGTCGCCGCCGGCAACGAGGCCCAGCGTTCGATCGACCTCAACAGCAAGCCCGACTACCGCGAGAAGCTCGACGAAGAGCTGCGCCAGATGCGTGAGAGCGAGATGTGGCAGACCGGCGCCGTGGTGCGCAAGCTGCGCCCCGAAAACAACTGA
- the asnB gene encoding asparagine synthase B translates to MCGFVGLFDIRQKSDALRTQVLKMSKNIRHRGPDWSGVYCGERAILSHERLSIVDPQSGGQPLFSRDGKLVLAVNGEIYNHREIRDELAGEYDFRTGSDCEVILPLYQKMGVGLLEKISGIFAFALYDIENDEYLIARDPIGVIPLYIGWDRDGQFYVASELKALEGVCTTIQPFLPGHYWSSKEGKMVRWYDRDWFEYDAVKETGADIPALRAALEAAVKRQLMSDVPYGVLLSGGLDSSIISAVARKFADRRVESHDRDRAWWPRLHSFAIGLEGSPDLAAARKVADRIGTVHHEIHYTIQEGLDALRDVIYFIETYDVTTVRASTPMYLLARVIKSMGIKMVLSGEGADEVFGGYLYFHKAPNARAFHEETVRKVGKLHLYDCLRANKSLSAWGVEGRVPFLDKEFLDVAMRIDPEAKMAKDGRIEKWILRKAFEDLLPEEIVWRQKEQFSDGVGYGWIDTLKRITSEAVSDREMEHAAERFPINPPRNKEEYYYRTIFEEHFPSQTAAQCVPSVPSVACSTAEALAWDAAFRDRNDPSGRAVLGVHNTDLTHG, encoded by the coding sequence ATGTGTGGATTCGTAGGACTGTTTGACATCCGGCAGAAATCGGATGCGCTGCGCACGCAGGTGCTGAAAATGTCGAAAAATATCCGCCACCGGGGACCCGACTGGTCGGGCGTCTACTGCGGCGAACGGGCGATTCTCTCCCACGAGCGGCTTTCGATCGTCGATCCCCAGTCGGGCGGACAGCCCCTTTTCAGCCGCGACGGGAAACTGGTGCTGGCTGTCAACGGCGAGATATACAACCATCGGGAAATCCGCGACGAGCTGGCCGGGGAGTACGATTTCCGGACAGGCTCGGACTGCGAGGTGATCCTGCCACTTTACCAAAAAATGGGCGTCGGACTGCTCGAAAAGATCAGCGGCATCTTCGCTTTCGCGCTGTACGACATCGAAAACGACGAATACCTGATCGCCCGCGATCCGATCGGCGTCATCCCGCTCTACATCGGCTGGGACCGCGACGGGCAGTTCTACGTGGCCTCGGAGCTGAAAGCCCTCGAAGGGGTCTGCACCACGATCCAGCCCTTCCTGCCGGGCCACTACTGGTCGAGCAAAGAGGGAAAAATGGTCCGCTGGTACGACCGCGACTGGTTCGAATACGACGCCGTGAAAGAGACCGGCGCCGACATTCCGGCCCTGCGCGCCGCCCTCGAAGCGGCCGTCAAGCGGCAGCTGATGTCCGACGTGCCCTACGGCGTGCTGCTGTCGGGAGGTCTCGACTCGTCGATCATCTCGGCCGTGGCGCGGAAATTCGCCGACCGGCGCGTCGAATCGCACGACCGCGACCGGGCGTGGTGGCCCCGGCTCCACTCCTTCGCCATCGGACTCGAAGGCTCCCCCGACCTCGCGGCGGCCCGCAAGGTGGCCGACCGGATCGGCACTGTGCACCACGAAATCCACTATACTATTCAGGAGGGTCTGGACGCCTTGCGCGACGTGATCTACTTCATCGAGACGTACGACGTGACCACCGTGCGGGCGTCTACGCCGATGTACCTGCTGGCGCGCGTCATCAAATCCATGGGCATCAAGATGGTGCTTTCGGGCGAGGGCGCCGACGAAGTCTTCGGCGGCTATCTCTATTTCCACAAGGCCCCGAACGCCCGCGCATTCCACGAGGAGACCGTGCGCAAGGTCGGCAAGCTCCACCTCTACGACTGCCTGCGGGCCAACAAATCGCTCTCCGCATGGGGCGTCGAGGGACGCGTGCCGTTCCTCGACAAGGAGTTTCTGGACGTGGCCATGCGCATCGATCCCGAAGCGAAAATGGCTAAGGACGGGCGTATCGAGAAGTGGATTCTGCGCAAGGCTTTCGAGGATCTGCTTCCCGAAGAGATCGTCTGGCGGCAGAAGGAGCAGTTCTCCGACGGCGTGGGCTACGGCTGGATCGACACCCTGAAACGAATCACCTCCGAAGCGGTCTCCGACCGCGAAATGGAACACGCCGCCGAGCGGTTCCCGATCAATCCGCCCCGCAACAAGGAGGAGTACTATTACCGCACGATCTTCGAAGAGCACTTCCCGTCGCAGACCGCGGCCCAGTGCGTTCCTTCGGTGCCCTCCGTGGCGTGCAGCACCGCCGAGGCGCTGGCTTGGGACGCGGCGTTCCGCGACAGGAACGACCCGTCGGGCCGCGCCGTGCTGGGCGTCCACAACACCGACCTGACGCACGGTTAG
- the galE gene encoding UDP-glucose 4-epimerase GalE — MKKSCVLVSGGAGYIGSHTAVELIGAGYDVVIVDNLSNSDMDAVEGVRRITGVEVPFEKADCCDRDAFRKVFEKYDFDSVIHFAASKAVGESVGKPLEYYRNNLVSFMNVIDLMREFGRHNIVFSSSCTVYGEADKLPVTEQTPRKPATSPYGNTKQMCEDILRDSLAAYEGMKGIALRYFNPIGAHPSALIGELPRGVPQNLVPYITQTAAGLRECLSVFGDDYPTPDGSNIRDYIDVVDLAKAHVTAIARMIEGKNREKYEIFNIGTGRGVSVLELVRKFEEVNNLKLNYKIVGRRAGDIVAIWADPSYANDELGWKAERSLDQTLAAAWKWEKHIRGIE; from the coding sequence ATGAAAAAATCGTGTGTTTTAGTCAGCGGCGGCGCCGGTTATATCGGTTCGCATACCGCCGTGGAACTGATAGGCGCCGGTTACGACGTGGTGATCGTCGATAATCTCTCGAACAGCGACATGGACGCCGTCGAGGGAGTCCGCAGGATCACGGGCGTCGAAGTGCCGTTCGAAAAGGCGGACTGCTGCGACCGCGACGCTTTTCGCAAAGTGTTCGAAAAGTACGACTTCGACTCGGTGATTCATTTCGCGGCGTCGAAGGCCGTGGGCGAGTCGGTCGGCAAGCCGCTGGAATACTACCGCAACAACCTCGTTTCGTTTATGAACGTCATCGACCTCATGCGTGAGTTCGGACGTCACAACATCGTCTTCTCGTCGTCGTGTACGGTTTACGGCGAGGCCGACAAGCTGCCCGTGACGGAGCAGACGCCCCGCAAGCCTGCGACCTCGCCCTACGGCAACACCAAGCAGATGTGCGAGGACATCCTGCGCGATTCGCTGGCGGCCTACGAGGGCATGAAGGGCATCGCCCTGCGCTATTTCAACCCCATCGGCGCGCATCCTTCGGCCCTGATCGGCGAACTGCCGCGCGGCGTGCCGCAGAATCTGGTCCCCTACATCACGCAGACGGCCGCCGGACTCCGCGAATGCCTTTCGGTCTTCGGCGACGACTATCCGACGCCCGACGGCTCGAACATCCGCGACTATATCGACGTGGTGGACCTCGCCAAAGCCCATGTGACGGCGATCGCGCGCATGATCGAGGGCAAGAACAGGGAGAAGTACGAAATCTTCAACATCGGCACGGGACGCGGCGTTTCGGTGCTCGAACTGGTGCGTAAGTTCGAAGAGGTGAACAACCTGAAACTCAACTACAAGATCGTGGGCCGCCGTGCGGGCGACATCGTGGCGATCTGGGCCGATCCGTCGTATGCCAACGACGAACTGGGTTGGAAGGCCGAACGTTCGCTCGACCAGACGCTGGCTGCGGCGTGGAAATGGGAGAAGCATATCCGCGGCATCGAATAA
- a CDS encoding alkaline phosphatase, which yields MKKSAILLLLLFAAPAAGAQPFYRKPVAPVRNVIVMIPDGTSTSVLAAARWYKFYNDPSQRTLNLDSCLCGLVGSFSSDSPIPCSAPAMSAYMTGMPQQAGNVSVYPAANPAQDIVEVESGRACQPLATLLEAAKHDRGKAAGLVVTVDFCHATPAACASHHYSRHAYSALAAQMAGNDLDVMFGGGRKQVSDAMRAYLRGSGATLIEQDAAAFRAYDGKGPVWSLFAQGNMSYDLDRNDAEQPSLAEMTAKALEVLDRHENGFFLMVEGSRVDMAAHAKDPVGVITEMLAFDKAVGVALDFARRDGRTAVVIMPDHGTSGLSFGDGAYKDYASKGLDSAYMNISKVRRTASGLEKILLKARPEQIRPLFREYTGIELTDDEVALLRSSRNYTEADYMKVANSVNMVSSIARIVTSRTHFGFLSGSHTAEDVFLAAYHPEGDLPVGRNTNTEIHAYMADLLGLERPLAELTGELFAPHTEVFRGAKCSISAAEGQMPCLTVRKGRRTLRVPAYGSVAYLDGKPLKLRSAVVYIDRNDTFYLPRELGEKF from the coding sequence ATGAAAAAAAGTGCAATTCTGCTGCTTCTGCTCTTCGCCGCGCCGGCGGCCGGGGCGCAGCCCTTCTACCGCAAACCCGTCGCCCCGGTGCGCAACGTCATCGTGATGATTCCCGACGGGACCTCCACGAGCGTCCTCGCCGCGGCGCGCTGGTATAAATTCTACAACGACCCTTCGCAGCGGACGCTCAACCTCGATTCCTGCCTTTGCGGGCTGGTCGGGAGCTTCTCGTCCGATTCGCCGATTCCCTGCTCGGCCCCGGCCATGTCGGCCTACATGACGGGCATGCCCCAGCAGGCGGGCAACGTTTCGGTCTATCCGGCGGCCAATCCCGCGCAGGATATCGTCGAGGTCGAATCCGGACGGGCCTGTCAGCCGCTGGCGACGCTGCTCGAAGCGGCCAAGCACGACCGGGGAAAGGCTGCGGGACTCGTCGTGACGGTCGATTTCTGCCATGCGACGCCCGCCGCCTGCGCTTCGCACCACTACTCCCGCCACGCCTATTCCGCGCTGGCGGCGCAGATGGCGGGCAACGACTTGGACGTGATGTTCGGCGGCGGCCGGAAGCAGGTCTCGGACGCCATGCGGGCGTATTTGCGCGGCAGCGGCGCGACGCTTATCGAGCAGGATGCCGCGGCGTTCCGCGCCTACGACGGCAAAGGCCCCGTGTGGTCGCTCTTCGCGCAGGGGAACATGAGTTACGACCTCGACCGGAACGATGCCGAACAGCCGTCGCTGGCCGAGATGACGGCCAAGGCGCTGGAGGTGCTGGACAGGCATGAAAACGGCTTTTTCCTGATGGTTGAGGGCAGCCGCGTCGATATGGCGGCGCATGCCAAGGACCCCGTGGGGGTGATTACCGAGATGCTGGCCTTCGACAAGGCCGTGGGCGTGGCGCTCGATTTCGCCCGCCGCGACGGGCGGACGGCCGTTGTCATCATGCCCGACCACGGCACTTCGGGGCTGAGTTTCGGCGACGGGGCCTATAAGGATTACGCCTCCAAGGGACTCGATTCGGCCTATATGAATATCTCGAAGGTGCGCCGCACGGCTTCGGGACTCGAAAAAATACTGCTCAAGGCGCGGCCGGAACAGATCCGGCCCCTGTTCCGCGAATACACGGGCATCGAGCTTACGGACGATGAAGTGGCCCTGCTCCGGAGTTCGCGCAACTATACCGAGGCCGACTACATGAAGGTCGCCAACAGCGTGAACATGGTATCGAGCATTGCCCGCATCGTGACCTCCCGCACCCATTTCGGGTTCCTCAGCGGCAGCCATACCGCCGAAGACGTCTTTCTGGCGGCTTACCACCCGGAGGGCGACCTGCCCGTGGGGCGCAATACCAATACGGAGATTCATGCCTACATGGCCGACCTGCTCGGTTTGGAGCGTCCGTTGGCTGAATTGACCGGCGAACTGTTCGCACCGCATACCGAGGTGTTCCGCGGCGCGAAGTGCTCGATTTCGGCGGCCGAAGGGCAGATGCCCTGCCTGACGGTTCGCAAGGGGCGCCGTACGCTACGCGTACCGGCCTACGGTTCGGTCGCCTACCTCGACGGCAAGCCCCTGAAACTGCGCTCGGCAGTGGTCTATATCGACCGCAACGACACGTTCTACCTGCCGCGCGAGCTGGGCGAAAAATTCTGA
- a CDS encoding IS110 family transposase: MRYIGIDVSKATFVVAYSSDKGGEIRTFNNTTAGIRQFIGTLPKDGSIHCVMEATGNYSALLLYMLNVAGITVSMENPLKVKNFAKALLSTVKTDKSDARLITLYGEKMNPRPFKVQGEAILRLRQKRTVIRQLTKQITAMSNLRGSLACLPVPDKGATHTVDETIKFLEKKRDRLQAELTDLVEVEFSRQLALLTTIKGIGITLATALIITTGGFTYFQNAKQVSRYLGICPTYEQSGTSVNIKGHINRNGDAYTRGLLYIAAWPASRFNAQCKETYTRLRQNGKSGKLAMIAVANKLIRQAFAVVAHDKEYIDGFVSNRP, translated from the coding sequence ATGAGGTACATTGGAATCGACGTGAGCAAGGCTACATTCGTGGTAGCTTACTCCTCCGACAAAGGCGGGGAGATCCGTACTTTTAACAACACGACCGCTGGTATCAGACAGTTTATCGGGACTCTCCCCAAAGACGGCAGTATCCACTGTGTTATGGAGGCGACAGGGAATTACAGCGCCTTGCTGCTGTATATGCTCAATGTCGCCGGAATTACTGTCAGCATGGAGAATCCGCTGAAGGTAAAGAACTTCGCCAAAGCCTTGCTCTCTACGGTCAAGACCGATAAGAGCGATGCACGACTCATTACCTTGTACGGAGAGAAGATGAACCCGCGTCCTTTCAAGGTACAGGGAGAGGCCATCCTGCGGCTCCGACAGAAAAGAACCGTCATTCGCCAACTTACTAAGCAGATTACCGCCATGTCGAACCTTCGTGGCTCTCTTGCATGTCTGCCTGTCCCGGACAAAGGTGCAACTCATACCGTAGACGAAACTATCAAGTTCCTTGAAAAGAAGCGTGACAGGCTCCAGGCGGAACTCACGGATCTTGTCGAAGTGGAGTTCAGCCGACAACTCGCGCTGCTGACGACCATCAAAGGGATAGGCATAACGCTTGCCACGGCGCTCATCATCACTACTGGAGGCTTTACCTACTTCCAAAATGCCAAGCAGGTGTCCCGGTATCTCGGAATTTGTCCCACTTACGAACAGTCCGGAACTTCGGTAAACATCAAAGGGCATATCAACCGAAACGGAGACGCATACACTAGAGGACTTCTCTATATCGCCGCTTGGCCTGCCAGTAGGTTCAATGCCCAATGCAAAGAGACCTATACGAGGCTCAGGCAAAACGGAAAATCGGGAAAACTCGCTATGATCGCTGTCGCAAACAAGCTCATCAGGCAGGCTTTTGCTGTTGTCGCGCACGATAAAGAGTATATCGACGGATTCGTCTCCAACAGACCTTAG